In the genome of Gloeotrichia echinulata CP02, one region contains:
- a CDS encoding DUF1499 domain-containing protein: protein MVFAGNRPNYIGVREGKLAACPNSPNCVSSQSTDALHKIAPLAYTSTPEKAIANLKSIIQSLPRTKIITEKQDYLYAEFKSALLGFVDDVEFYLDRQANVIQVRSASRLGQSDLGVNRQRIETIRAKFN, encoded by the coding sequence ATGGTTTTTGCAGGTAACCGTCCAAATTATATAGGTGTGCGTGAGGGGAAATTAGCAGCTTGTCCCAACTCGCCTAACTGTGTTTCTAGTCAGAGTACAGATGCACTTCACAAAATTGCTCCATTGGCTTATACATCAACTCCAGAAAAAGCGATAGCTAATCTCAAAAGCATCATTCAATCTTTGCCTAGAACCAAGATAATTACAGAAAAGCAAGATTATTTATACGCAGAATTTAAGAGTGCCTTGCTAGGATTTGTAGATGATGTAGAATTCTATCTCGACCGTCAAGCCAATGTCATTCAAGTACGTTCAGCTTCCCGCTTAGGTCAGAGTGATTTGGGTGTCAATCGTCAACGAATAGAGACGATTAGAGCCAAATTCAACTAG
- a CDS encoding alanine--glyoxylate aminotransferase family protein, whose translation MTPTISINDSQKLQLAPLEIPSRLLLGPGPSNAHPTVLQAMNTSPVGHLDPAFLSLMDEIQSLLRYVWQTENPLTIAVSGTGSAAMEATIANSIESGDVVLIGVAGYFGNRLVDMAGRYGADVRTITKPWGQVFTLDELRTAVETHRPAILALVHAETSTGARQPLEGVGELCREFGTLLLVDTVTSLGGVPIFLDDWGVDLAYSCSQKGLGCPPGASPFTISPRALEKLQNRPTKVPNWYLDMTLLGKYWGAERTYHHTAPINLYYALREALRLVAEEGLANCWQRHQKNVEYLWEGLEAIGLSLHVEREFRLPTLTTVCIPPGVDGKAIARQLLNEHNIEIGGGLGELAGKVWRVGLMGFNSRKESVDKLLTALEQVLPFLSAK comes from the coding sequence ATGACGCCAACAATCTCAATTAACGACAGTCAGAAGTTACAACTCGCACCTTTAGAAATCCCATCCCGTCTGCTACTGGGGCCTGGTCCATCGAATGCTCATCCTACAGTTCTCCAAGCGATGAACACCTCACCTGTAGGACATCTCGACCCAGCTTTTCTCTCCCTGATGGATGAAATTCAGTCGCTATTGCGCTACGTATGGCAAACGGAAAACCCCCTCACCATAGCCGTTAGCGGTACGGGAAGCGCTGCAATGGAAGCCACTATCGCCAATTCTATCGAATCTGGGGATGTAGTGTTAATTGGTGTCGCTGGATACTTCGGCAATCGCTTGGTTGATATGGCTGGACGATATGGTGCAGATGTCCGCACTATTACCAAACCTTGGGGACAAGTTTTTACCCTCGATGAACTCCGCACCGCTGTGGAAACTCATCGTCCGGCTATTTTGGCTTTGGTTCATGCGGAAACCTCCACAGGCGCACGTCAACCCTTGGAGGGAGTCGGTGAACTATGTCGCGAATTTGGCACACTTTTACTAGTAGATACCGTTACAAGTTTGGGTGGAGTTCCCATATTTTTGGATGATTGGGGAGTAGATTTAGCTTATAGCTGTAGCCAAAAAGGCTTAGGTTGTCCGCCCGGTGCTTCCCCCTTTACCATCAGTCCCCGTGCGCTGGAGAAATTACAAAACCGTCCCACGAAGGTTCCCAACTGGTATTTAGATATGACCTTGCTGGGCAAATATTGGGGTGCTGAACGCACATATCATCATACAGCGCCGATTAACCTTTACTATGCCCTGCGAGAAGCATTGCGTTTAGTTGCTGAAGAAGGACTAGCAAATTGCTGGCAGCGCCATCAAAAGAATGTAGAATATCTTTGGGAAGGCTTGGAAGCCATAGGTTTGAGTCTGCATGTAGAGCGAGAATTTCGCTTACCAACCTTGACCACTGTCTGCATTCCCCCTGGAGTAGATGGTAAGGCGATCGCTCGACAGTTACTCAATGAACATAATATTGAAATTGGCGGCGGTTTAGGCGAACTCGCAGGTAAAGTCTGGCGTGTGGGACTGATGGGCTTTAATAGCCGCAAAGAAAGTGTGGATAAACTCTTAACAGCATTGGAACAGGTTTTACCATTCCTGAGTGCTAAGTAA
- a CDS encoding transposase, with protein sequence MLTLEYKIKAKKQQYKAIDEAILTTQFIRNKALRYWMDASREAKINKVALSNYSTALRKEFKFVEELNSMACQAATERAWSAIDRFYGNCKKKVSGKKGYPRFQKDNRSVEYKTSGWSLSSTKRHITFTDKKAIGEVKLLGKWDIQTYPIKSIKRVRLVRKADGYYCQFCIDINAQPEPRTSDGEIGLDVGLEFFYSDSDGNHVREASRREENPRFLRKAETSIKHAQRQIYKKEKGKNKRRIASSRYARKHLKVSRQRKEHAVRLARNVCKANALVAYVRRSRCRRLDLNIKGMVKNHCLAKSINDASWSLFRSRLEYFADKFNSEVVAVNPRMTSQKCSDCGVIVKKSLSTRSHVCSCGCNLQRDVNAAKNILNLVSDTLRDAKASLGHKRSNASGVGVTTLVGASLLEQIPTMNEESPDFTTK encoded by the coding sequence GTGCTGACACTAGAGTACAAAATCAAAGCCAAAAAACAGCAATACAAAGCTATTGATGAAGCTATTTTGACAACTCAATTCATCAGAAACAAAGCGTTACGCTATTGGATGGATGCGTCAAGAGAAGCCAAAATCAATAAAGTAGCTTTAAGCAATTACTCTACAGCACTGCGTAAAGAGTTTAAGTTTGTCGAGGAACTTAACTCAATGGCTTGTCAGGCTGCTACTGAAAGAGCATGGTCTGCCATTGATAGGTTTTACGGAAATTGCAAAAAGAAAGTATCAGGTAAAAAGGGATATCCCAGGTTTCAAAAAGATAACCGCTCAGTTGAATACAAAACTTCTGGATGGTCTTTAAGTTCAACTAAAAGACACATCACGTTCACCGATAAAAAAGCTATTGGCGAAGTTAAGCTACTGGGTAAATGGGATATTCAAACATATCCTATTAAATCAATTAAGCGTGTAAGGTTGGTTAGAAAGGCTGATGGATACTATTGTCAGTTTTGCATTGACATTAACGCTCAACCCGAACCTAGAACTAGTGATGGCGAGATTGGCTTAGATGTTGGATTGGAGTTTTTTTACTCTGACTCAGATGGGAACCATGTTCGCGAAGCGTCTCGCAGAGAGGAAAATCCTAGGTTTTTGAGGAAGGCTGAAACATCAATCAAACACGCTCAAAGACAGATTTACAAAAAAGAAAAAGGTAAAAACAAGCGACGGATAGCTAGCTCCAGATATGCTCGGAAACATTTAAAAGTAAGTAGGCAACGGAAAGAACACGCCGTGAGATTGGCGCGTAACGTATGCAAAGCTAACGCTTTAGTAGCCTATGTTCGGCGAAGCCGTTGCCGAAGGCTAGATTTGAATATTAAAGGCATGGTAAAAAATCATTGTTTAGCCAAGAGCATTAATGATGCGTCTTGGTCACTTTTTCGCAGTCGCTTAGAATATTTTGCGGATAAATTTAACTCAGAAGTTGTTGCAGTCAATCCGAGAATGACATCTCAAAAATGCTCGGATTGTGGTGTGATTGTGAAAAAATCTCTCTCAACTCGTAGCCATGTATGTAGTTGTGGTTGCAACTTGCAAAGGGATGTTAACGCCGCAAAAAATATTCTAAATCTTGTCTCCGACACGCTCCGCGATGCAAAAGCTAGCTTGGGGCACAAGCGAAGTAACGCTTCAGGAGTCGGAGTCACTACGCTAGTTGGCGCAAGCCTGCTAGAGCAAATTCCGACAATGAATGAAGAATCCCCCGACTTTACGACTAAGTAA